Below is a window of Clostridiales bacterium DNA.
ACCACTCTGAAGCCCTTGTAGATCAAGGGCTTCTTTCTTTTTGTCCATTTCCGGTAAAGTGTACCCCGGGGTACACGGCTGTTGCGTATACAGTGTGCTCACTCACAAAAGTACCATATTGTATAGTAGCTTTTGTGGTGGATTCGGTATGGCTTTTTTGCCCGCAATCGGTCTGCCTTTAGCGCCTGCGTACGTGTGAACGGCGTGGTTGCAAGCAGCCATAGATAAATTGTAGAAACAGCATAAAGCGGTGAGAAGGATAATCATCTTTTTAACAAAGGCATAGTCCTGCAAAAATATACGGCTAAAGGATAAAGGATCTAAATAACTTTACGCCGATTTTACAATACAGAGGTTGCAGGACTTACAATATAAAACTATGCTTAAGAGTGACAGAGGAGGTTTTCCTATGATTTATTGTGTTGAAGATGAAAGCGCCATTCGGGATCTGATGGTCTACACGCTGCAAGTGTCCGGATTCGATGCGCAAGGCTTTGAGAACGATGTTGTCTTTTGGGCAGCCATGAAAGAGCAAAGGCCGGAACTTATTATTCTGGATGTGATGCTGCCCGGGGAAGATGGGCTAACGATCCTCCGTAAACTGCGCTCCTCTCCTGTAACGACAGATATTCCCGTTATTATGGCTACGGCAAAGGACAGTGAATATGACAAAGTGATCGGCCTCGATTCCGGTGCGGATGATTATCTTGCTAAGCCGTTTGGAATGATGGAAATGGTTTCCCGTATCAAAGCAGTTCTTCGCAGGGCAGGCAACAGACAGTCTGTGATTCTTTCATATGGGATGATCGTCCTCGATGAAAACAGGCACTCTGTTACCATTGACGGGAAGGCGGTTTTGCTCACATTGAAGGAATATGAACTTCTGAAGCTGTTTATGGAAAGCCCCGGCAGAGTCTTTACAAGAGACAATATACTATCCAGTGTATGGGGCGTTGGTTTTGCAGGTGAAACAAGAACAGTGGATGTTCATATCGGGACTTTAAGGACAAAGCTGGAGAAAGCGGGAGACTATATCCGGACCGTTCGAGGGGTTGGGTACAAGTTGGAGGAAGAAAATGAGCAGTAAGATATTTAAGGCAATCTGGATCGTTGCCATCTCGGTTTTCCTTGCCTCGCTGTTGCTGATTATGGGAACACTATACAACTATTTTTCGTCCTTACAGAGAAATCTGCTGCGCAATCAGACTGAATTGGCGGCACAGGGTGTTGCCATGTCCGGAATGGACTATCTTGACAAATTGAACATAGAAAACTATCGCATCACCTGGGTCAGCACGGATGGAACTGTTCTGTTTGATAACGAAGCAGATACAGCATCGATGCAGAATCATCTGGAACGACCGGAGATCCAGCAGGCCCTGAAGGAGGGATTCGGAGAATCTACCAGACATTCCTATACCCTGGCAGATCAGCAGTACTATGCTGCTAAAAGACTTCCTGACGGGTCGGTTTTCCGTATGTCAATCGCTCAGCTTTCTGTATGGAGCCTTCTCCTCGGCTTTGCTCAACCGATATGTTTTGTCATCCTTGCCGCATTGATCCTTTCATTTATTCTGGCGTCCCGGATCGCCAAAAAGATCGTCAAGCCCATTAATGAAATCGATCTGGAACATCCAAACCAGTACTATGGGCAGGAAGCTTATAAAGAAATTGAGCCGCTGCTTCACCATATTTCAGTGCAGCAGGCACAGTTAAGACAGGATCAGGAAGAGATCGAAAAAGCGGCCCGGATTCGGCAGGAGTTCAGTGCAAACGTGTCACATGAGCTGAAAACACCGCTCCATGCCATATCTGGCTATGCGGAGCTTATTGAAACCGGGTTGGTAAAAGAGGAGGATATCAAGCCGTTTGCCGAAAAGATTCACGCAGAATCGCTGCGGATGACGAAACTGATCGAAGATATTATTGATCTGACAAAGCTGGACAGTGGCGATGTTGATATGAAGTGGGAGGACTGCGATCTGTATCGTATTGCAGAAAATGCTGTCGATTCTCTGGAGGCTGCTGCTTCTGAGATGGATATTACGATTGATATTGGTGGAGAAAGTGCGACCGTAAAAGCAATCCCACAGTTGCTGTACAGCATTGTGTATAACCTTTGTGATAATGCGATCAAGTATAACCATACCGGAGGCAATGTAATTGTTACGGTTGCGCAAAAAGAGCATAGCACCGTACTGTCGGTAAAAGATACAGGAATAGGCATTCCTGAAGCGGATCAGAAACGTATTTTTGAGCGTTTTTATCGTGTGGATAAGAGCCGCAGCAAAGAGGTTGGCGGAACAGGTCTTGGCCTGTCTATCGTTAAACACGCGGTTATGATTCATAACGGAGGAATTGAAGTGAAAAGCGCAGTTGGGGAAGGGTCAGAGTTTATCGTTACGATACCGAACCATCCAGAGGAGATTAAGCTGTGACGTATCAGGAAATAAGAGATAATGAAGAAATCAATACTTATATCCGCCAGGCAGATATGTCACTTTCTGCCCTGGGATATACTGAGCACAGTTTTGCGCATGTAACGATAGTGGCAGAAAAAGCAGGCTATATTTTGCAGACTCTCGGTTACGACAAACGGCTTGTTGAGCTTGCAAAAATAGCGGGCTATCTTCATGATATCGGGAATCTCGTCAATCGTGAAGAACACAGTCAATCCGGAGCCATTATTGCCTTCCGAATACTGGATCATCTTGACTTCCCTCCTGAGGAAGTAGGATTGATTGTTACTGCAATCGGGAATCATGATGAAGGAACAGGCACTCCGGTCAGTCCGCTTGCAGCTGCTTTAATACTTGCTGACAAAAGCGATGTGCGGCGAAACCGTGTACGAAATCAGGACATATCGACTTTCGATATTCATGATCGTGTGAATTATTCAGTCAAAAAAGCAGAGCTTAAAATCAATGAAGCACATACAATCATCAAACTGAAGCTTTCCGTTGATACCCGTTATGGTTCTGTGATGGACTATTTTGAAATATTCATGCAGCGTATGATTTTATGCAGGAAAGCAGCTGAAAAGCTTGGGCTTCAATTCAAGTTGATGATTAACGAACAGCAGTTGATATAGTGCAGAGAATCTTGCAGGGGTTACCAGGCCCCTGCGTTTTTTTAGCCTTCGCTTTACACGAATTTTACTAAGGCGAGATAATGATTTTGACATTGAATCTCTATTCTGGATCTGTAACAAGAAACAGAGTGGAGAATGATTATGGATTTATTTAATGCGTTGAACCTGATTGGCGGCTTATGTCTGTTCCTGTTCGGTATGACTTTGATGGGTCAGGCACTTGAACGACGCGCTGGCAATAAACTGAAAACGCTTTTAGAGCGTATTACAGCGAATAAGTTTGCCGGACTCATGACGGGACTTGGTGTAACCGCCATTATCCAGAGTTCGTCTGCAACTACTGTGATGGTAGTTGGATTTGTCAATTCTGGGCTCATGACGCTGAGGCAATCCATCAATGTGATCATGGGGGCAAATATCGGTACGACGGTAACCGCATGGATTTTAAGTCTTGCCGGAATAGAAAGCAGCAGTTTCTTTGTACGCCTTTTCAAACCATCTTCTTTTACCCCGATTCTCGCGTTAGTCGGCATTGTATTCTATATGATGTCAAAAAACAGTAAGCGTAAAGACACAGGGATGATCCTGCTTGGATTTGCTACCCTTATGTTTGGAATGGAAACGATGTCCGGCGCCGTCTCGGGGCTGCGGAATGTACCGGAATTCCAACAGCTGTTTTTGACTTTCACCAACCCCATTTTAGGCGTTCTTGCCGGTGCGGTCCTTACAGCGATCATTCAGTCGAGTTCTGCTTCCGTCGGTATTCTGCAGGCCCTGGCTTCCACAGGAGCAGTTTCTTACGGTGCGGCCATCCCGATCATTATGGGACAGAATATCGGTACCTACATAACGGCAATACTTTCTTCAATCGGTACAACCAGAAACGCAAAAAGAGCCGCGCTTGTTCATTTTGCTTTCAACTTCATGGGAGCCGCCGTATGGCTGACGGTTTTCTGGCTGGTAAAAACAATTTTTGCTCCGGTATTTCTTGCACAGGCTGCCAGTCTGATAGGGATCGCGGTTTTCCATTCGGTATTTAACATTCTTTGCACCTTACTGATGCTTCCGTTCAGCCAGGTTCTTGAGCATATGGTCTGCAGGATTCTTCCTGATGCCAAGACAACGGAGAAGATTCAGGAACTGGATGAGCGTTTACTTGGAAGCCCTGCCCTTGCTTTAAATCAATGCAGGCAGGTACTCGGTAACATGGCAGAATTGTCAATCCAGGCATTCCGGGATAGCACTGCATGCGTTCTGAATTATGATAAAGTAATTGCAGATCGTATCCATGAAGCAGAAGATAACACGGATCATCTTGAAGACTTGATCAGCACGTATCTTTTGAAACTGACCTCCCGCCATCTGGGAGATGAGGAAAGTGTCAAAGCAACAGAGTATTTGAAACTGATTGGAGACTATGAACGAATTGCAGATCATGCAGTGAATATTCTGGAGTCAGCAGAAGAAATCGCAAGCAAAAATGTTGCGTTTTCTGAAGATGCCGTAGCCGAATACAGAACGATATGTGCCGCGGTAACAGAAATACTGAATCTGTCTTTTTCTGCATTTTCAAACGAAGATATTGAAGCTGCACGTAAAACGGAGCCTTTGGAAGAAGTCATTGATACACTGAAAGAAGATCTTCGAACCCGTCATTTTTTACGACTCCAAAGGGGCGAATGTTCCGTAGCGGCGGGATTTGTGTGGTCAGATCTTCTGTCGAATCTTGAAAGGGTGTCCGATCATTGTTCAAATATTTCGGGATGTGTCCTTGATTCGGCAGGCAACACTATGAACATACACGAAAACCAGCGTGCTCTCAAAAATTCTGATGAGGAATATAAGCAGGAATACAATTTCTTTCAGCACAAGTACAGGCTGACAATTTGAATTATTTGCTCTGATGGATATGGATATCAGAGGGGTTATGCCCACAAAAAAAGGAGCAGCCCGCTCCGCATCTCTCCTGACCGATCAGGCAGTCTGCCGGATGAACTGCTCCGCAGAAACCTTGAATTGAATGTGGACTTCGTAATTCTCGCCGATCTCGATTCTGTCGACCAGCGCAGCGATGATCATATGCTTGGCTTCCACTGGCCTTGTCGTACCGTTCAACCCAGGTCAGCATTTCTTTCACCTGCGCCTGAGCGGCCTTGTTGTTTTCCGCTTCCGCTTCCTTCTTTGCCTTGGCTTCCTCCATGGCCCGCTGGCACTCTTCCAGCTTGGCCCGGTGCTTCAGGAGCATTCCGTTTACGACGCTCAGATCCAGCTGGCTTTCCCCGGTGAGCGCCTTGACCGTTTCCTCTTCCAGAGCCGCTACCTGCCGGGAAGCTTTCTGGAACTCCTCCTCGGCCTGCCTATAAGCGACCTCGTACAGATCAGCATTCTGGCTGCAGGCCGCTTTCAGGAG
It encodes the following:
- a CDS encoding response regulator transcription factor, coding for MIYCVEDESAIRDLMVYTLQVSGFDAQGFENDVVFWAAMKEQRPELIILDVMLPGEDGLTILRKLRSSPVTTDIPVIMATAKDSEYDKVIGLDSGADDYLAKPFGMMEMVSRIKAVLRRAGNRQSVILSYGMIVLDENRHSVTIDGKAVLLTLKEYELLKLFMESPGRVFTRDNILSSVWGVGFAGETRTVDVHIGTLRTKLEKAGDYIRTVRGVGYKLEEENEQ
- a CDS encoding recombinase zinc beta ribbon domain-containing protein — protein: MQQGILTKKGTSLWRGTTIRAIIENPIYKGIRRFGDERSEPFEELRIVDDVTFEKCIQLVKGRACTPAHAPDGVVHTDSRSLLSGLLYCADCGTRLYFSHNTTTKKLADGTKRKYERDMYRCYRKLSSRKTCRGPSAYNAERLNDAVDTEIRKHLARLGSISEEDLLKAACSQNADLYEVAYRQAEEEFQKASRQVAALEEETVKALTGESQLDLSVVNGMLLKHRAKLEECQRAMEEAKAKKEAEAENNKAAQAQVKEMLTWVERYDKASGSQAYDHRCAGRQNRDRRELRSPHSIQGFCGAVHPADCLIGQERCGAGCSFFCGHNPSDIHIHQSK
- a CDS encoding PAS domain-containing sensor histidine kinase — protein: MSSKIFKAIWIVAISVFLASLLLIMGTLYNYFSSLQRNLLRNQTELAAQGVAMSGMDYLDKLNIENYRITWVSTDGTVLFDNEADTASMQNHLERPEIQQALKEGFGESTRHSYTLADQQYYAAKRLPDGSVFRMSIAQLSVWSLLLGFAQPICFVILAALILSFILASRIAKKIVKPINEIDLEHPNQYYGQEAYKEIEPLLHHISVQQAQLRQDQEEIEKAARIRQEFSANVSHELKTPLHAISGYAELIETGLVKEEDIKPFAEKIHAESLRMTKLIEDIIDLTKLDSGDVDMKWEDCDLYRIAENAVDSLEAAASEMDITIDIGGESATVKAIPQLLYSIVYNLCDNAIKYNHTGGNVIVTVAQKEHSTVLSVKDTGIGIPEADQKRIFERFYRVDKSRSKEVGGTGLGLSIVKHAVMIHNGGIEVKSAVGEGSEFIVTIPNHPEEIKL
- a CDS encoding HD domain-containing protein gives rise to the protein MSLSALGYTEHSFAHVTIVAEKAGYILQTLGYDKRLVELAKIAGYLHDIGNLVNREEHSQSGAIIAFRILDHLDFPPEEVGLIVTAIGNHDEGTGTPVSPLAAALILADKSDVRRNRVRNQDISTFDIHDRVNYSVKKAELKINEAHTIIKLKLSVDTRYGSVMDYFEIFMQRMILCRKAAEKLGLQFKLMINEQQLI
- a CDS encoding Na/Pi cotransporter family protein, translating into MDLFNALNLIGGLCLFLFGMTLMGQALERRAGNKLKTLLERITANKFAGLMTGLGVTAIIQSSSATTVMVVGFVNSGLMTLRQSINVIMGANIGTTVTAWILSLAGIESSSFFVRLFKPSSFTPILALVGIVFYMMSKNSKRKDTGMILLGFATLMFGMETMSGAVSGLRNVPEFQQLFLTFTNPILGVLAGAVLTAIIQSSSASVGILQALASTGAVSYGAAIPIIMGQNIGTYITAILSSIGTTRNAKRAALVHFAFNFMGAAVWLTVFWLVKTIFAPVFLAQAASLIGIAVFHSVFNILCTLLMLPFSQVLEHMVCRILPDAKTTEKIQELDERLLGSPALALNQCRQVLGNMAELSIQAFRDSTACVLNYDKVIADRIHEAEDNTDHLEDLISTYLLKLTSRHLGDEESVKATEYLKLIGDYERIADHAVNILESAEEIASKNVAFSEDAVAEYRTICAAVTEILNLSFSAFSNEDIEAARKTEPLEEVIDTLKEDLRTRHFLRLQRGECSVAAGFVWSDLLSNLERVSDHCSNISGCVLDSAGNTMNIHENQRALKNSDEEYKQEYNFFQHKYRLTI